In Spartobacteria bacterium, the following are encoded in one genomic region:
- a CDS encoding PDZ domain-containing protein, producing the protein MNKTCSHRVFWFSGVCFVFCALLLPARAGWTSNDAMLAYFGALQIIADQGVESNSIAVLTEQSLQGLLSHQDRYSRYLPSDEYKQIQDIYATYYGGIGLEIQELDSALILVPYPGSPAEKAGIFAGDHLLTVGGISVDGYSALSAASRIRGDVGTEVTLSWRREGGRDVKSATMQRQEIALQTIRRTTIDGIPMIRLFTFAPSTPGELRQAIKSLDGREQLIIDLRNNAGGGLYEAVDAARIFLDADMSMLEVEKRGHTERYVSETSALWHGRIVLLQNGQTASAAEVFIAALVKNGKAVSLGETTYGKGLTQQLIPLLNGGAMLLTDGRLRGPQGVDWNESGLPPVIEGKVTPATIRQAFLSEIHPK; encoded by the coding sequence ATGAATAAAACATGCTCGCACCGTGTCTTTTGGTTTAGCGGAGTCTGCTTCGTGTTTTGCGCACTGCTGCTGCCGGCCAGAGCGGGATGGACGTCAAATGATGCCATGCTTGCCTATTTTGGTGCGCTTCAAATCATTGCAGATCAGGGTGTTGAATCCAACAGCATTGCAGTCCTGACGGAACAGTCCCTGCAGGGGCTGCTGTCGCACCAGGATCGTTATTCCCGTTATTTGCCCTCGGACGAATACAAGCAGATTCAGGATATCTATGCCACATATTATGGTGGCATAGGGCTGGAAATTCAGGAGCTGGACAGCGCATTGATTCTGGTTCCGTATCCCGGTTCACCGGCAGAAAAAGCGGGCATTTTTGCGGGAGATCATTTGTTGACCGTCGGCGGGATATCGGTTGACGGGTATTCTGCCTTATCAGCGGCCTCCCGCATACGCGGGGACGTCGGAACCGAAGTAACGCTAAGCTGGCGTAGAGAAGGGGGGCGGGACGTCAAATCCGCGACAATGCAGCGTCAGGAGATTGCTTTGCAGACCATCCGGCGAACAACCATTGACGGGATTCCGATGATTCGGCTGTTTACCTTCGCTCCGTCCACTCCGGGAGAGCTGCGGCAGGCCATCAAGTCGCTGGATGGGCGGGAACAGCTGATTATTGATCTGCGCAATAATGCGGGTGGCGGATTGTATGAAGCCGTAGATGCGGCACGTATTTTCCTGGATGCCGATATGTCGATGCTGGAGGTGGAAAAGCGGGGACATACCGAGCGATATGTCAGCGAAACCAGTGCCCTTTGGCATGGACGGATTGTTCTGTTGCAGAACGGCCAAACCGCCAGTGCGGCGGAGGTGTTTATCGCGGCCCTGGTTAAAAACGGGAAAGCCGTTTCACTGGGTGAGACCACCTATGGCAAGGGATTAACCCAGCAGCTCATTCCATTGCTCAACGGGGGGGCGATGCTGCTAACCGACGGGCGGCTGCGCGGTCCGCAGGGGGTGGATTGGAATGAATCCGGGTTGCCGCCGGTGATAGAAGGCAAGGTTACTCCAGCGACCATTCGCCAGGCATTTTTGTCGGAAATCCACCCGAAGTAA
- a CDS encoding glycine zipper 2TM domain-containing protein — protein sequence MAGAANRFLSRNKRRTTMKKMLCTLLIVPIMLTGCSSTMSDKQQTQAQGAGFGAILGAVAGAIIGNQLDNPAAGALIGGALGAAAGGAYGTHVANRKADFASQEDYLNACIDEAYQRYVDAKSYNESLTAEVASLRDELNRLQATAEVTKDDASAFASLKETLKIRQTEAQQQLDALSDEIAVQRQVLAQEQKGGGGKQLAVLEEQIANLEKQKAQLEQSTMQLASLSNRASA from the coding sequence ATGGCAGGCGCAGCTAACAGGTTTTTAAGCCGCAACAAAAGGAGAACAACGATGAAAAAAATGCTATGTACCTTGTTGATTGTACCCATCATGCTTACAGGATGCAGCAGCACGATGTCCGATAAGCAGCAGACACAGGCGCAGGGTGCCGGGTTCGGCGCGATACTTGGTGCCGTGGCGGGAGCCATCATCGGAAATCAGCTGGATAATCCTGCGGCAGGTGCATTAATTGGCGGGGCACTGGGTGCAGCGGCCGGAGGTGCTTATGGAACCCATGTCGCCAATCGCAAAGCGGATTTTGCCAGTCAGGAGGATTACCTTAATGCCTGCATTGATGAAGCGTATCAGCGTTATGTGGATGCAAAATCCTATAACGAATCGCTAACTGCGGAAGTGGCGTCTTTGCGGGATGAATTGAATCGTCTGCAGGCGACGGCCGAAGTGACGAAGGATGATGCGTCAGCGTTTGCCTCGTTGAAGGAAACACTGAAAATCCGGCAGACGGAAGCACAGCAACAGCTCGATGCGCTCAGTGACGAAATCGCCGTACAGCGCCAAGTGCTGGCACAGGAGCAAAAGGGTGGTGGCGGAAAACAGTTGGCCGTGCTGGAAGAGCAGATTGCTAATCTGGAAAAACAAAAAGCACAGCTGGAACAGAGCACCATGCAATTGGCATCGCTCAGCAACCGTGCCTCGGCATAA
- the pilM gene encoding type IV pilus assembly protein PilM yields the protein MAAVQKILTLDIGSAQLKLAEFDVIKGGGLEISRYLVRSLGMDLQSEEDRPAYLVNSLREMVAEWGLKSGSIYVSIPGQSVFTRFVKLPVVQGEKLDQLVAMEAQENVPFPIDEVIWDYQPLGQTEELDVMIAAVKSELVEDIADCLATCGLKPIIIDVAPLALFNSARYNQIESEQCTLIVDIGARATDLIFVEKGHFFIRSIPVAGNTITQQLMREFDMSFPDAEQMKIAHAFVAFGGAFDGPASKVADTVSKTVRLVMTRLHAELNRSINFYRSQQGGGKPVIVLLSGGSSIIPHTDTFLKDKLDIAVDYINPFCNVSVAESISSDDICANIHVLGNNVGLALRASHSCPIEMDLIPDQVKQERKNRKKRPVYIIALVALLLTILSVGSYFQVISRMHTAQLEELSGEVRRLSAMDRGIKKLEGQAQQVVQRLATLGELGTSRDFWIRLLDEIRHAMPDGMWVTRVKAVTEVIPPEKKRDPERKAITKLDVSGVGYLDKVATAEPIIILRDALRASDLFGDATEIKRQPSPKPDDYLREFEIRVVLEQPIYQ from the coding sequence ATGGCCGCTGTACAGAAGATACTGACCCTGGATATCGGATCGGCACAGCTGAAGCTGGCCGAATTCGATGTAATCAAAGGGGGCGGCCTGGAAATCTCCCGTTATCTGGTGCGCAGTCTGGGCATGGATTTACAGTCAGAAGAAGATCGTCCGGCCTATTTAGTCAACAGTTTGCGGGAGATGGTTGCAGAATGGGGATTAAAGTCCGGCTCCATTTATGTCAGCATTCCAGGTCAGTCGGTATTCACGCGTTTTGTCAAACTGCCTGTTGTCCAGGGTGAAAAACTGGATCAGCTGGTGGCGATGGAGGCGCAGGAGAATGTGCCCTTTCCCATTGATGAAGTGATCTGGGATTATCAGCCGCTGGGACAAACTGAAGAGCTGGATGTCATGATTGCGGCGGTGAAGTCGGAACTGGTGGAAGACATTGCCGATTGTCTGGCAACTTGTGGACTGAAGCCCATTATCATCGATGTGGCGCCGCTGGCCTTATTTAACAGTGCACGATATAATCAGATCGAATCCGAACAGTGCACCCTGATTGTCGATATAGGGGCACGTGCCACAGATTTAATTTTTGTTGAAAAAGGGCATTTTTTCATTCGCAGTATACCTGTGGCGGGCAACACCATTACGCAGCAGCTCATGCGCGAATTTGACATGTCGTTCCCAGACGCGGAACAGATGAAAATAGCGCATGCCTTTGTAGCATTTGGCGGAGCGTTCGATGGGCCGGCCAGTAAGGTCGCGGATACTGTATCCAAGACCGTGCGTCTGGTCATGACACGGCTGCATGCCGAACTGAATCGCTCTATAAATTTTTATCGCAGTCAGCAGGGCGGCGGAAAACCTGTGATTGTACTCCTTTCCGGCGGATCATCGATTATTCCGCATACAGATACGTTCCTGAAGGACAAGCTGGATATTGCGGTGGATTACATCAATCCCTTCTGCAATGTCTCTGTGGCCGAAAGTATTTCGTCTGACGATATTTGTGCAAATATCCATGTTCTGGGCAACAATGTAGGATTGGCACTGCGGGCAAGTCATTCTTGTCCCATAGAAATGGATTTGATTCCCGACCAGGTCAAACAGGAACGGAAAAATCGAAAAAAACGTCCGGTATATATCATCGCATTGGTCGCTCTGCTGCTAACCATTCTCAGCGTGGGCTCCTATTTTCAGGTGATATCACGTATGCATACGGCACAGCTGGAGGAGCTCAGCGGAGAAGTACGCCGTTTATCAGCCATGGATCGCGGAATAAAAAAACTGGAAGGACAGGCGCAGCAGGTTGTTCAGCGGTTGGCCACACTGGGTGAGCTGGGGACATCGCGAGATTTTTGGATTCGACTGCTGGATGAAATACGTCATGCCATGCCCGACGGGATGTGGGTGACACGGGTGAAGGCGGTAACCGAGGTGATTCCGCCGGAAAAGAAGCGGGATCCGGAACGCAAGGCCATTACCAAGCTGGATGTAAGCGGGGTCGGGTATTTGGACAAAGTCGCTACGGCAGAGCCGATAATTATTTTACGGGATGCATTACGGGCATCGGATTTATTTGGTGATGCGACAGAAATCAAACGGCAGCCGTCGCCAAAACCTGACGATTATCTGCGTGAATTCGAAATACGTGTCGTGTTGGAGCAACCGATTTATCAATGA